The following are from one region of the Pseudodesulfovibrio piezophilus C1TLV30 genome:
- a CDS encoding methyl-accepting chemotaxis protein: MRVGYKVGALSGFLALVTTGCFIGLIYWKTGAVMDSASTKNLQIFQSLRTWAWGIGVFSLALAAVLGIWLGSYVTGAVKRVANVLKELNLGNLDVNYIPMGKAVNCGEKVGCGQQDCRSYGKDAYCWVEAGSFNADPHCPKALKGLDCRACKIYKHAVHDEFEELGSVLNTMGDKLREIVGEIQNSASHVADGSAALSSSSLTLSQGATEQAASVEETMAAMEQMASNITQNAENARATSQTATAAAQEAARGGKSVTETVEAMNQIAGKITIIEEIARQTNLLALNAAIEAARAGEHGKGFAVVAAEVRKLAEKSGEAAAEIGEVSAASQHVASQAGQILHHMVPDISATAEHLEEISASSDEQQHGSDMIIHAVAQMDTVVQQNASASEELSSTAEELAAQADHLRGVIGYFKVKDQPSQRPYNSQSAPPGTLAIPAPPMSAFADSMDEYERF, encoded by the coding sequence ATGAGAGTTGGATACAAAGTAGGTGCATTGAGTGGCTTTTTAGCTCTCGTCACCACCGGCTGTTTCATTGGGCTTATCTACTGGAAAACAGGCGCAGTAATGGACTCAGCGTCCACAAAAAACCTTCAGATTTTTCAATCGCTTCGCACATGGGCATGGGGTATCGGCGTCTTTTCCCTGGCTCTCGCTGCCGTCCTCGGCATCTGGCTTGGCTCATACGTAACAGGTGCAGTCAAACGAGTTGCCAATGTTCTGAAGGAACTGAACCTTGGCAATCTGGACGTCAACTATATTCCCATGGGCAAAGCAGTCAACTGTGGCGAAAAAGTTGGCTGCGGCCAGCAAGACTGCCGCTCATATGGCAAAGACGCCTACTGTTGGGTTGAGGCAGGATCATTCAATGCCGACCCTCATTGCCCGAAAGCACTTAAAGGACTCGATTGTCGAGCCTGCAAAATATATAAACATGCCGTGCATGATGAATTTGAAGAGTTGGGTTCCGTACTCAACACCATGGGTGACAAGCTGCGTGAAATTGTCGGAGAAATCCAGAACAGCGCAAGTCACGTAGCAGATGGTAGTGCCGCTCTTTCATCCTCATCATTGACCCTGAGCCAGGGAGCAACCGAACAGGCTGCCAGCGTTGAAGAAACCATGGCTGCGATGGAACAGATGGCAAGCAACATCACCCAGAATGCCGAAAACGCCAGGGCCACTTCTCAAACAGCGACAGCAGCCGCGCAAGAAGCTGCGCGCGGAGGCAAATCCGTCACGGAAACAGTGGAAGCAATGAATCAAATAGCTGGCAAGATTACCATAATCGAAGAGATTGCTCGGCAAACAAACCTCCTGGCGTTAAACGCGGCTATCGAAGCCGCCCGAGCTGGAGAACACGGCAAGGGGTTTGCCGTCGTTGCCGCCGAAGTTCGAAAACTGGCTGAAAAGTCCGGGGAAGCCGCTGCCGAAATTGGTGAAGTCTCTGCCGCAAGCCAACATGTGGCATCCCAGGCCGGACAGATACTGCACCATATGGTTCCCGATATCTCCGCAACAGCCGAACATCTCGAAGAAATTTCCGCATCAAGTGATGAACAGCAGCACGGCAGCGATATGATTATCCATGCCGTTGCACAGATGGACACAGTGGTCCAACAAAATGCCAGCGCATCGGAAGAGCTTTCTTCCACTGCCGAAGAACTGGCGGCGCAGGCCGATCATTTGCGAGGTGTCATCGGCTACTTCAAGGTCAAAGACCAGCCTTCACAACGTCCTTATAACTCCCAGTCTGCGCCCCCAGGCACTCTGGCTATACCAGCCCCTCCCATGAGTGCCTTTGCCGATAGCATGGACGAATACGAACGATTTTAA
- a CDS encoding tetratricopeptide repeat-containing diguanylate cyclase, with amino-acid sequence MRTIKDIFSNGSLSFTPQELIDFEHTIKDCIAEFLPFTSYSLFFPRDHPGTPIPEPEFRVADRELILPLVFQGRMLCYFIAKGVKLKAPGTAPKYIMALASSVLEKIALYKKSVTDPLTGLFSRDYFMDELEKSIDQVQGCIETGSCPTDMEAAEVDVAFSGTLGVLFLDLDGFQWINEHYGYLKGDDILSEVGRLLDLVCPKYTTVARFSNDKFAILVPDAKPRASFQLSEVIRSGIGKLSFTDDITNDTISISGSVGFVNYPQGLEGAQFRRTASEQARMLVRKARKGVAVAKDQGRNRVFGYADILSKGGRVLEVLPMNRMLVSLGETTGAKVGQRFLVRSPKSGTATSASLTEDERIVGRYPAMYKGEIVLVEVQDEIAFAEVLHLGDATTTLVAGDRLKLVSGDDSLFIDLGAKDEETHRDVATRLYSYSDFIANFASARLAPETFGLSLLRVLDQPSDTGERYQEAMEQMVSDIATLARGAFNESALGGRYGLNGMVFFQEGVDAEIIRRQSLEIERLAKDTFGLRVAVGAAVYPFLKFSRSDILENCRKALEHALLLPEPRVAVFDSISLNLSADRRFMDGDVYGAIEEFKLALLDDENNLLARNSLGICFAQLGRFEDARKHFEGVLQFEEKDMLALYNLGWANHRLGDLEKAEQAYRECLKIEPNHVYSLMRLGTIEENGGFFDKASSLYKRAADLPGGERMVLRPLARVSYRLGDIEATREYLHLALNADHNDHQAMHMLAKLYLDKGEDPQIAEVLARQSAALSPGKDAYWDVLVEALEAQGKGEEAIKVAARAAG; translated from the coding sequence ATGAGGACGATAAAAGACATCTTTTCTAACGGTTCCCTTTCTTTCACTCCGCAGGAGCTGATTGATTTCGAGCATACGATCAAAGATTGTATAGCTGAATTCCTGCCTTTCACCTCCTACAGCCTGTTTTTTCCAAGAGATCATCCGGGCACGCCGATTCCTGAACCCGAGTTCAGGGTGGCGGACAGGGAATTGATTCTTCCGCTTGTTTTTCAAGGGCGGATGCTCTGCTATTTTATAGCTAAGGGAGTGAAGCTCAAGGCTCCGGGGACAGCCCCCAAATATATCATGGCCCTTGCCAGTTCCGTCCTGGAAAAGATCGCCTTGTATAAAAAAAGTGTCACCGATCCTCTGACCGGATTGTTTTCGCGTGATTATTTTATGGATGAATTGGAGAAATCCATTGATCAGGTACAGGGATGCATAGAGACCGGCAGTTGCCCTACGGACATGGAAGCAGCAGAAGTGGACGTCGCCTTTTCCGGCACACTGGGGGTTCTGTTTCTTGATCTTGATGGTTTTCAATGGATCAACGAGCATTATGGGTATCTCAAGGGAGATGACATTCTTTCGGAAGTTGGTCGTCTGCTTGATCTGGTCTGCCCGAAATATACAACTGTTGCCCGCTTTTCCAACGACAAATTTGCCATCCTGGTGCCGGATGCCAAGCCCAGAGCAAGTTTTCAGCTTTCCGAAGTTATTCGGTCGGGTATCGGTAAGTTGTCTTTTACCGATGATATAACCAACGACACCATTAGTATTTCCGGTTCTGTTGGGTTTGTTAATTATCCGCAGGGTTTGGAAGGCGCTCAGTTTCGAAGAACTGCCTCGGAGCAGGCCCGCATGTTGGTCCGTAAGGCGCGTAAGGGTGTGGCTGTGGCCAAAGATCAAGGGCGCAACCGGGTCTTTGGGTATGCGGATATTCTCTCCAAGGGAGGCCGTGTTCTCGAAGTGCTTCCAATGAACCGGATGCTCGTCTCTCTCGGCGAAACGACCGGGGCCAAGGTCGGGCAGCGATTTCTTGTCCGTTCCCCCAAGTCCGGAACGGCAACGTCCGCATCACTGACTGAGGATGAGCGCATAGTCGGGCGCTATCCCGCCATGTACAAAGGGGAGATCGTCCTTGTGGAAGTACAGGATGAAATCGCTTTTGCTGAAGTCTTGCATCTGGGTGATGCCACAACGACCCTGGTGGCAGGGGACCGCTTGAAATTGGTTTCAGGCGACGATTCGCTTTTTATCGATCTTGGAGCCAAGGATGAAGAAACACATCGGGATGTCGCGACCAGGCTCTATAGCTACAGTGATTTTATAGCCAATTTTGCTTCGGCTCGCCTTGCTCCGGAAACCTTCGGGCTTTCCCTTCTCCGGGTGCTCGACCAACCTTCGGACACCGGGGAGCGGTATCAGGAAGCAATGGAACAGATGGTGTCCGATATTGCGACCCTGGCTCGAGGCGCATTCAACGAGAGCGCGCTTGGCGGGCGTTATGGCCTGAACGGCATGGTTTTCTTTCAGGAGGGTGTGGATGCCGAAATCATACGCCGACAATCTTTGGAAATTGAGCGGTTGGCAAAGGATACATTCGGACTTCGTGTCGCAGTGGGAGCAGCAGTGTATCCTTTCCTCAAATTCAGTCGTTCGGATATTTTGGAGAATTGTCGGAAGGCATTAGAGCATGCTCTACTACTCCCTGAACCGCGTGTGGCTGTCTTTGACTCCATTTCCTTGAATCTTTCAGCGGATCGACGCTTCATGGATGGTGATGTCTACGGCGCGATTGAAGAATTCAAGTTGGCTCTGCTTGACGATGAAAACAACTTGTTGGCTCGTAATTCACTTGGAATATGTTTTGCCCAATTGGGACGATTCGAGGATGCCCGCAAACATTTCGAAGGGGTTTTGCAGTTTGAAGAAAAAGATATGCTTGCTCTCTACAACCTTGGCTGGGCCAATCATCGGCTTGGAGATTTGGAAAAAGCCGAACAAGCGTATCGCGAATGCCTCAAAATAGAGCCGAACCATGTGTATTCATTGATGAGGCTGGGGACTATCGAGGAGAATGGAGGCTTTTTCGACAAGGCCAGTTCCTTGTATAAAAGGGCCGCGGATTTACCCGGAGGTGAACGCATGGTGCTTCGCCCCCTTGCCCGTGTGTCCTATCGCCTTGGTGATATTGAAGCGACACGGGAGTATTTGCATCTGGCTCTCAATGCTGATCACAACGATCATCAGGCTATGCATATGCTTGCCAAGCTTTATTTGGATAAAGGTGAAGATCCACAGATTGCTGAAGTCCTGGCTCGTCAGTCCGCTGCTTTGTCTCCCGGCAAGGATGCCTATTGGGATGTCCTGGTCGAAGCGTTGGAGGCTCAAGGGAAAGGAGAGGAGGCGATAAAAGTGGCTGCTCGGGCTGCCGGATAA
- the panC gene encoding pantoate--beta-alanine ligase: MKIIKNLNSLQEQCFAWRNQGLKVGLVPTMGFFHDGHQALMRQARGLCDKLVVSLFLNPTQFGENEDLDKYPHDFDGDCSKAEAQGVDVLFAPAPQSMYHENHATWIDVPALGSNLCGASRQGHFRGVCTVVTKLFMLTQPEIAVFGQKDWQQLAIIRRMVRDLNIPVEIIGHEIVREPDGLAMSSRNAYLTKDERDVAPAIRQGLLKVISKVRDGERNAALIKHFLQEEYAATLPTGKVDYIEAVDPADIEPVETISSSTLVAVAIRLGKARLIDNILIEV, encoded by the coding sequence ATGAAAATTATAAAAAACCTGAACTCACTCCAAGAACAATGCTTCGCCTGGCGGAACCAAGGTCTGAAAGTAGGCCTTGTCCCAACCATGGGATTCTTCCATGACGGACACCAAGCCCTGATGCGGCAGGCTCGTGGACTATGCGACAAGCTGGTGGTCAGTCTTTTTCTCAATCCGACTCAGTTCGGGGAGAACGAAGATCTGGATAAATATCCCCACGATTTTGACGGGGATTGCTCCAAAGCAGAAGCACAGGGGGTTGATGTCCTTTTCGCCCCGGCTCCTCAATCAATGTACCACGAAAACCATGCCACATGGATAGATGTCCCTGCTCTGGGGAGCAATCTCTGCGGGGCTTCCCGCCAAGGACATTTCCGTGGGGTTTGCACTGTTGTGACCAAACTTTTCATGCTCACCCAACCGGAAATCGCGGTTTTCGGCCAAAAAGATTGGCAACAGCTAGCCATAATCCGCCGGATGGTGCGGGATTTGAATATACCGGTCGAAATTATCGGGCATGAGATAGTGCGGGAACCAGATGGCCTTGCCATGAGTTCCCGGAACGCGTATCTCACGAAAGATGAGAGAGATGTCGCTCCGGCGATCCGACAGGGGCTGCTCAAAGTCATTTCAAAGGTCCGGGACGGAGAACGCAACGCGGCATTGATCAAACATTTTCTGCAAGAGGAATATGCGGCCACCCTGCCCACGGGCAAGGTCGACTACATAGAGGCCGTGGACCCTGCCGACATCGAACCGGTGGAAACCATCAGTTCGTCGACTCTGGTTGCTGTAGCCATCAGACTCGGAAAGGCCCGGCTCATCGACAACATTTTGATAGAGGTTTGA
- the panD gene encoding aspartate 1-decarboxylase, with translation MAQRCFLSAKIHGATITCAKLEYRGSLSIDSSLMKAVGLIPYEKIDVYNLDNGERLTTYAIPGEPGEICLNGAAAHKGQVGQRVIIASYAWFSEEEALSYKPKVVIAGKDNTVDEFLECDITLDF, from the coding sequence GTGGCTCAACGATGTTTTCTCAGTGCCAAAATCCATGGCGCAACCATTACCTGTGCAAAGCTTGAATACCGAGGGAGTTTATCTATCGACAGCAGCCTGATGAAGGCTGTCGGCCTGATCCCCTACGAAAAAATAGATGTCTACAACCTGGACAACGGGGAGCGACTGACAACGTACGCCATTCCTGGTGAGCCTGGCGAGATTTGTCTCAATGGCGCAGCAGCTCACAAAGGGCAGGTCGGACAGCGGGTCATCATCGCAAGCTATGCATGGTTCAGCGAAGAAGAAGCCCTGAGCTACAAGCCCAAGGTCGTGATTGCGGGCAAGGACAACACTGTCGACGAATTTCTGGAGTGCGACATTACTCTCGATTTCTAA
- the metK gene encoding methionine adenosyltransferase, with the protein MQIEGKYLFTSESVTEGHPDKVADQISDAILDAIIGQDPMARVACETLVTTGMAFIAGEISTTAYADFPDIVRNTIKDIGYNSADTMGFDWQTCAVISSIDKQSPDIAQGVDRTKPEEQGAGDQGMMFGFATNETPTLMPTPIYYAHQLSKRLTQVRKEGILDYLRPDGKTQVCVEFDNGKPVRIDNVVVSSQHAEGIELKDLQEDIFKEVILKTLPEDLIDDKLKTYINPTGRFVIGGPVGDCGLTGRKIINDTYGGAGAHGGGAFSGKDPSKVDRSGAYMARYVAKNVVAAGLADQCEVQIAYAIGVANPVSVVVCSRGTGKVTDEQLTKAVTEVFDMRPYYILERLNLRRPIFQASTNYGHFGRELPEFTWEKTDAVDDLRTACKI; encoded by the coding sequence ATGCAGATCGAAGGCAAATACCTGTTTACTTCCGAATCCGTGACCGAAGGTCACCCCGATAAAGTTGCCGACCAGATTTCCGATGCAATACTGGATGCCATCATCGGCCAAGATCCTATGGCTCGTGTGGCATGCGAAACATTGGTCACGACCGGTATGGCGTTCATCGCCGGGGAAATATCCACTACGGCCTATGCCGATTTTCCTGACATTGTTCGTAACACTATCAAGGATATCGGCTATAACAGTGCCGATACCATGGGCTTTGACTGGCAAACCTGCGCAGTCATCTCATCCATAGACAAACAGTCCCCGGATATTGCTCAAGGTGTCGATCGTACCAAGCCGGAAGAACAGGGTGCTGGCGATCAGGGCATGATGTTCGGATTTGCCACCAACGAAACGCCAACATTGATGCCGACTCCTATCTACTACGCCCACCAGCTTTCCAAACGTCTGACTCAGGTCCGCAAGGAAGGAATTCTTGACTACCTGCGCCCTGATGGCAAAACACAGGTCTGCGTTGAATTCGATAACGGGAAACCCGTGCGTATCGACAACGTCGTTGTCTCGTCCCAGCATGCCGAAGGCATTGAACTGAAGGATCTGCAAGAGGATATTTTCAAGGAAGTCATCCTCAAGACCCTGCCTGAAGACCTGATCGACGACAAACTCAAGACCTACATCAACCCGACCGGACGGTTTGTTATCGGTGGCCCTGTGGGAGACTGCGGGCTGACCGGACGCAAGATCATCAATGACACCTATGGTGGCGCTGGTGCACATGGCGGCGGAGCATTTTCCGGTAAAGATCCATCCAAGGTTGACCGCTCCGGCGCATACATGGCCCGCTACGTTGCCAAAAACGTCGTGGCCGCAGGCCTGGCTGACCAATGCGAAGTGCAGATTGCCTACGCCATTGGTGTGGCAAACCCGGTTTCCGTGGTTGTTTGCTCTCGCGGAACAGGAAAAGTCACAGATGAACAGCTGACCAAAGCTGTCACCGAAGTATTTGACATGCGCCCCTATTACATCCTAGAGCGCCTGAATCTGCGTCGGCCAATTTTTCAGGCATCCACCAACTATGGTCACTTTGGCCGTGAACTGCCTGAATTCACCTGGGAAAAAACCGATGCTGTCGACGACCTACGCACAGCCTGCAAAATCTAA
- a CDS encoding MarR family winged helix-turn-helix transcriptional regulator, protein MRTIKDMTPEMNLLTKTFMRFTQISKRPMDFGVGINIFPAEIHTVERLCERGPMSITELAESSGVTKGAMSQLVSKLIKKGLAYRETDPDNLSKHQIIPTELGLKAHEGHMRFHMEHDKDFFDYIANLDPEKYAFFKELCHKMDAWMSTYSL, encoded by the coding sequence ATGCGCACCATAAAAGACATGACCCCGGAAATGAACTTACTGACAAAAACGTTCATGCGATTTACTCAGATCAGCAAGCGCCCTATGGATTTCGGCGTTGGGATCAATATTTTCCCCGCTGAGATACATACTGTTGAGCGACTGTGTGAGCGAGGACCGATGAGCATCACCGAGTTGGCCGAATCCTCGGGAGTAACAAAAGGTGCCATGTCGCAATTGGTCAGCAAACTTATTAAAAAAGGCCTCGCCTATCGTGAGACAGATCCTGACAATCTATCAAAGCACCAAATCATCCCCACAGAACTCGGCCTAAAAGCCCACGAGGGTCATATGCGGTTTCATATGGAACACGACAAAGATTTTTTTGATTACATCGCAAATCTTGACCCGGAAAAATACGCATTTTTCAAAGAACTCTGTCACAAAATGGACGCCTGGATGAGTACGTATTCCCTGTAA
- a CDS encoding methyltransferase — MSFPNPKASLAPIENTLMEAVSAHAILDSIELGIFDHLNEAPLTAHGLAEKLGLKEKPLEALLDVLVTKKLLEHPGTEYANSLMAQEYMVSSSPLFQGAAMTMQARFNETMRQGFRNILKEGSLKRNEVDENWGEYETMLGTYQHALNGQIQGTTAYLAALPEFPSFRSMADVGGNHGQYSMELLERNPDLKSTLYDFPAVVSAASQRCKDRGFADRLTCTEFDLRADALPRDSYDLIFFSHILYGCKDDLHSIFTMAKNALKTGGCLVSQHFAPEGGASELYKTNVELLTRLLGYDTHFIARAELEDALLKTGFGQMEHTFTGVDGQSLLLIARKSST, encoded by the coding sequence ATGTCTTTTCCCAATCCAAAAGCATCCCTGGCCCCGATCGAAAACACCCTGATGGAAGCTGTCAGTGCCCACGCAATTCTCGATTCCATCGAGTTAGGCATTTTCGACCATTTGAACGAGGCTCCTCTCACGGCTCATGGTCTTGCCGAAAAACTGGGGTTGAAAGAAAAGCCTCTTGAAGCACTGCTTGACGTACTGGTCACCAAGAAACTTCTTGAACACCCCGGTACTGAGTACGCCAATAGCCTCATGGCTCAAGAATACATGGTAAGCTCCTCCCCTCTTTTTCAGGGAGCGGCCATGACCATGCAAGCCCGATTCAACGAGACAATGCGACAAGGTTTTAGAAACATCCTGAAGGAGGGATCGCTCAAACGGAATGAGGTGGATGAAAATTGGGGGGAGTACGAAACAATGCTGGGAACCTATCAACATGCACTGAACGGTCAGATACAAGGAACAACAGCATACCTGGCAGCACTCCCGGAATTCCCTTCTTTTCGCAGCATGGCAGACGTCGGCGGCAACCATGGGCAGTATTCCATGGAACTTTTGGAACGAAACCCTGACTTGAAAAGCACTCTCTACGACTTTCCGGCAGTTGTTTCAGCCGCCTCCCAACGCTGCAAAGACAGGGGTTTTGCCGACAGGCTGACGTGCACCGAGTTTGATCTTCGCGCAGACGCGTTACCCCGGGACTCCTATGACCTGATTTTCTTCTCCCATATACTGTACGGCTGCAAGGACGATTTGCACTCGATTTTCACAATGGCCAAGAATGCCCTGAAAACTGGAGGATGCCTCGTCAGCCAACATTTCGCCCCTGAAGGCGGCGCATCTGAATTGTACAAGACCAATGTGGAACTGCTGACAAGACTGCTCGGCTACGACACCCACTTCATCGCTCGTGCGGAATTGGAAGACGCCTTGCTCAAGACTGGGTTCGGACAGATGGAACACACATTCACTGGCGTTGACGGACAGAGCCTCCTACTGATCGCTCGAAAGTCCTCAACCTGA
- a CDS encoding EAL domain-containing protein translates to MATTAPSLHDIIENERILTYFQPQVSLKRKAVIGLEALSRGFDPESGELIPPTSLFDQARDGVSRLALDRVCRTKAVESFATLHRRDKSVMLSMNIDASCINSMTRGSNHLLELVKRCGISPNNVIIEIIESRCEDENALMEFVRFYRKKNFLIGLDDVGAGYSNLDRIPLLKPDIIKLDRSLVSGVDKQFHKLEVVRSFVQMSSRLGCLVLAEGVETSNEAMCLLGNGIDIFQGFFFARPAPGLSAVPCMANKIDALAEKYRDNQTRRIAEEKQLFSGFYHIVLTMCQSLANRPSREIDHRLSEFIANYPNVECLYVLDMQGRQVSNTICNPDKLRKSKRFLYEPARIGADHSLKEYFLPIQAGLEKFTTPPYISMASGNLCTTIAQVFYHKGSRDHRILCVDMGRQNSDSCGASSAESG, encoded by the coding sequence ATGGCGACCACAGCACCCAGCCTTCATGACATAATTGAGAATGAACGGATTCTCACCTATTTTCAACCGCAGGTCTCGCTCAAGCGCAAGGCTGTCATCGGGTTGGAAGCCTTGAGTCGGGGATTTGACCCAGAGAGTGGCGAGCTTATACCTCCTACGTCTTTATTTGATCAGGCTCGGGACGGGGTGTCCCGTCTTGCTCTTGATCGGGTCTGCCGGACAAAGGCTGTGGAATCATTTGCAACGCTTCATCGTCGTGACAAAAGTGTCATGCTTTCCATGAATATCGATGCGTCCTGCATCAACAGCATGACTCGCGGGTCCAATCATCTGCTTGAACTCGTCAAGCGTTGTGGGATCAGCCCGAACAATGTCATTATAGAAATCATTGAATCGCGATGCGAAGATGAAAATGCGCTTATGGAGTTCGTTCGATTCTATCGTAAAAAGAACTTTCTCATCGGGCTGGATGATGTCGGCGCGGGCTACTCTAATCTGGATCGGATCCCATTGCTCAAGCCGGACATCATCAAGCTTGACCGATCTCTTGTTTCCGGAGTGGATAAACAGTTCCACAAGCTGGAGGTTGTGCGCAGTTTTGTGCAGATGTCGAGCCGCCTTGGCTGTCTGGTACTTGCCGAGGGAGTGGAAACAAGCAATGAAGCCATGTGTCTGCTTGGCAATGGTATTGATATCTTTCAGGGATTCTTTTTTGCCCGGCCAGCACCGGGCCTGTCAGCAGTTCCGTGTATGGCCAACAAGATTGATGCTCTTGCAGAAAAATACAGGGATAATCAGACCCGCCGTATTGCAGAGGAAAAACAGCTTTTTTCCGGATTCTACCATATTGTACTCACGATGTGTCAAAGCCTGGCAAACCGTCCATCCCGTGAAATTGACCATCGCTTGTCTGAATTTATAGCGAATTATCCAAATGTTGAGTGCCTCTATGTGCTTGATATGCAGGGCAGGCAGGTTTCAAATACCATATGCAATCCTGACAAGCTTCGTAAAAGCAAGCGGTTCCTCTATGAACCGGCCCGAATTGGCGCAGATCACTCACTCAAGGAGTACTTTCTGCCAATCCAGGCCGGGCTTGAGAAGTTTACAACTCCTCCTTATATATCGATGGCTTCGGGTAATCTTTGCACCACCATCGCTCAGGTTTTTTACCATAAAGGCAGTCGGGATCACCGTATCCTTTGCGTGGATATGGGGCGACAAAACTCAGACTCCTGCGGGGCATCATCAGCTGAGTCAGGTTGA
- a CDS encoding P-II family nitrogen regulator, which translates to MKLIIAYIRPEKLNDVKQALFAKEIYSMSVTNILGSGRQKGFTETYRGVQMEVNLLKKVRLEIGVNNDFEAKAIEAIQTAGQTGSEGDGVIFVTELAKALRIRTAEDGIL; encoded by the coding sequence ATGAAGCTCATCATAGCATACATCAGACCTGAAAAACTCAATGACGTGAAGCAAGCCTTGTTCGCCAAGGAAATATACTCCATGTCCGTGACAAATATCCTGGGATCAGGTCGTCAGAAAGGGTTTACCGAAACCTACCGTGGCGTCCAGATGGAAGTGAACCTGCTCAAGAAAGTTCGTCTTGAAATCGGCGTCAATAACGACTTCGAGGCGAAAGCCATAGAGGCCATTCAGACCGCAGGACAGACCGGAAGCGAAGGCGATGGTGTCATCTTTGTCACCGAGCTTGCCAAGGCGCTGCGTATCAGAACCGCCGAAGACGGTATCCTTTAA
- a CDS encoding ammonium transporter produces MFLRKSPTPTFSKAVVAMAAIVVALAPTLAHAEEVEYLTQSNGNILWTLVAAILVMFMQAGFGCVEAGFTRAKSAGNIMMKNFLDFAVGSVVFFLFGFAVMFGLDAGGFIGTSGYALSGVSAADLPWSYTFWFFQSVFAATAATIVSGGMAERTKFSSYILVSIVITAIIYPMSGHWAWGSLWLGDDGAGWLEGLGFCDFAGSSVVHSLGGWIALAGALVLGPRIGKYTEDGKANAIPGHNIPLAGLGVFILWFGWFGFNPGSTTTADDTIGLIAMNTSLAAAGGVLGAMFISWFRYGKPDISMTMNGALAGLVGITAGCATVSPSGAIAIGLVAGCLVVLSIEFIDKVLKIDDPVGASSVHGVCGAWGTLACGLFNLDGGLFYGGGFAQLGVQLIGVGVFFVWGFGTGYILMSVVKGLFGLRVTKEEELKGLDIAEHGSESYNGFQLFSNE; encoded by the coding sequence ATGTTTTTGAGAAAGTCCCCGACCCCTACGTTTAGCAAGGCCGTTGTCGCGATGGCAGCCATAGTGGTTGCCCTTGCCCCGACCCTTGCTCATGCAGAAGAGGTAGAGTACCTCACCCAGTCCAATGGTAACATCCTTTGGACACTTGTTGCCGCCATCCTGGTCATGTTCATGCAGGCCGGGTTCGGTTGTGTCGAAGCCGGGTTCACCCGTGCAAAATCGGCCGGTAATATCATGATGAAGAACTTTCTGGATTTCGCAGTTGGTTCTGTCGTCTTTTTCCTGTTCGGTTTTGCCGTTATGTTCGGCCTGGATGCAGGCGGATTTATCGGCACCTCCGGCTACGCCCTGAGTGGTGTGTCTGCTGCCGACCTGCCCTGGTCTTACACTTTCTGGTTCTTCCAGTCCGTGTTTGCTGCGACTGCCGCGACCATCGTCTCCGGTGGTATGGCCGAACGGACCAAATTTTCCAGTTACATTCTTGTTTCCATTGTCATTACCGCTATCATTTACCCAATGTCCGGTCACTGGGCCTGGGGTTCACTGTGGCTTGGAGATGACGGTGCCGGTTGGTTGGAAGGCCTTGGATTCTGTGACTTTGCCGGTTCCTCGGTCGTTCACTCTCTCGGTGGTTGGATTGCCCTGGCCGGAGCATTGGTGCTTGGTCCTCGTATCGGCAAGTACACCGAAGACGGAAAAGCCAATGCCATTCCTGGTCACAACATCCCCTTGGCTGGTCTGGGTGTTTTCATCCTTTGGTTCGGTTGGTTCGGATTCAATCCCGGTTCCACCACCACTGCTGATGACACCATTGGTCTGATCGCCATGAATACTTCCCTGGCTGCTGCTGGCGGTGTCCTTGGTGCCATGTTCATCTCCTGGTTCCGGTACGGCAAGCCTGACATCTCCATGACCATGAACGGAGCATTGGCTGGTCTGGTGGGTATCACTGCCGGTTGTGCCACTGTTTCGCCCAGCGGTGCTATCGCCATCGGCCTGGTCGCCGGTTGCCTGGTTGTCCTTTCCATTGAATTCATCGACAAGGTTCTCAAGATCGATGACCCCGTCGGAGCCTCTTCGGTTCATGGTGTGTGCGGTGCATGGGGAACGCTTGCCTGCGGTTTATTCAATCTTGATGGTGGGTTGTTCTATGGCGGCGGTTTCGCTCAGCTCGGTGTTCAGCTCATAGGTGTCGGTGTCTTCTTCGTCTGGGGATTTGGTACTGGCTACATCTTGATGTCTGTCGTCAAGGGGTTGTTTGGCCTGCGTGTCACAAAGGAAGAAGAACTTAAGGGTCTGGATATTGCTGAGCACGGCTCCGAGTCCTACAACGGATTCCAGCTCTTCAGCAACGAATAG